Proteins co-encoded in one Sphingopyxis sp. BE259 genomic window:
- a CDS encoding tetratricopeptide repeat protein, with translation MMRDDDVRAVLPEAPPPAPKRREAAIAEALARFDGMPAAGRDPVRPPAPWWTTLRRPQAGLFAAAALVAAISLPFAWQSPISPVPVAEERIASGANDDAARVKIVAAAPPVAMRAVTPPLATPDTSDIALPPPRSDDSVAAAKPMPPRQAAPAAPPRVMDTQDAAAIVVQGRASPQAVQESPVAVSVVSSEQYSSPSEGSIVVTGARIAPSQPVRRGDWNACTVNDPNRALSQCRKLADRAAKAVRSQADIHLSEGLRQAWSGDLDKAIAAFDAALAIAPDLSAAYLNRGITHDRQGDSAAAIADLDRAIRLAPKSARAYYNRAVLLRKYGDAKRASADEQQAINLDPRYQAVLR, from the coding sequence ATGATGCGCGACGACGATGTCAGGGCGGTCTTGCCAGAAGCGCCGCCGCCCGCGCCGAAGCGCCGTGAAGCTGCGATTGCAGAAGCCCTCGCGCGCTTCGACGGAATGCCCGCCGCAGGACGTGACCCCGTCCGGCCACCGGCGCCGTGGTGGACCACGCTCCGCCGTCCGCAGGCGGGGCTGTTCGCCGCCGCCGCGCTGGTGGCCGCGATCAGCCTGCCGTTCGCGTGGCAATCGCCGATTTCACCGGTTCCTGTGGCGGAGGAGCGGATCGCATCCGGCGCGAACGATGATGCGGCGCGCGTCAAAATAGTCGCCGCGGCGCCGCCGGTGGCGATGCGGGCGGTGACGCCGCCTTTGGCGACGCCGGACACCTCCGACATCGCTCTACCGCCGCCCCGGTCGGACGACAGCGTGGCGGCGGCCAAGCCGATGCCGCCCCGCCAGGCTGCCCCCGCCGCACCCCCGCGCGTGATGGACACGCAAGATGCCGCGGCCATCGTGGTTCAGGGACGCGCTTCGCCGCAAGCCGTGCAGGAATCCCCGGTCGCGGTGTCGGTGGTGTCGTCCGAACAATATTCCAGCCCAAGCGAAGGGTCGATCGTCGTCACCGGCGCGCGCATCGCGCCCAGCCAGCCCGTGCGGCGCGGCGACTGGAACGCCTGCACGGTCAACGACCCGAACCGCGCCTTGTCGCAGTGCCGCAAGCTCGCCGACAGGGCGGCAAAAGCCGTGCGGAGCCAGGCCGACATCCATCTTTCCGAAGGCCTGAGACAGGCGTGGAGTGGTGATCTGGACAAGGCTATCGCAGCGTTCGACGCGGCGCTTGCCATCGCGCCCGACCTTTCCGCCGCCTATCTCAATCGCGGCATTACCCATGACCGGCAAGGCGACAGCGCGGCCGCAATAGCCGATCTCGACCGTGCCATAAGATTGGCGCCGAAATCGGCGCGCGCCTATTACAACCGCGCCGTCTTGCTGCGAAAATATGGCGATGCGAAACGCGCGAGCGCCGATGAACAACAGGCCATCAATCTGGACCCGAGGTATCAGGCGGTCCTGCGCTAG
- a CDS encoding FecR domain-containing protein — translation MQPDAKSAEARAIDWVIRQRDAAFDDWDGFAEWLAEDPVHAAIYDEVASLDQDLGALPPAVSPSVVVRPVAQRRPSRRAWVGGAMAAALVAVIGVSTLNPFGNGNRIETAAGEHRTIQLADGSRIEINGGSIIEIDSDRPRFARLASGEAMFHVVHRDSDPFVVEAGGDRIVDLGTAFNVVRRERQTSVAVSEGIVLYNPDRDKVRLVAGKAIEARDDDDRPPVVQDIDVASVGGWRSGLLVYNGAPLALVADDLKRTAGMDVRIAPAAANLSFRGALIIDKNRSRTIADLAALSGTKAQRQGDGWILTR, via the coding sequence ATGCAGCCTGATGCCAAATCCGCCGAAGCGCGCGCCATCGATTGGGTGATCCGCCAGCGCGATGCCGCGTTCGACGATTGGGACGGTTTTGCCGAGTGGCTTGCCGAAGACCCCGTTCACGCCGCAATTTACGATGAGGTCGCCAGTCTCGATCAAGACCTGGGCGCCTTACCCCCGGCTGTCAGCCCGTCGGTCGTCGTAAGGCCCGTTGCACAGCGCCGTCCGTCACGCCGCGCGTGGGTCGGCGGCGCAATGGCGGCGGCGTTGGTCGCGGTCATCGGCGTGTCGACGCTCAATCCGTTCGGCAATGGCAACCGGATCGAGACCGCGGCCGGCGAACATCGCACTATCCAACTCGCCGACGGGTCGCGGATCGAAATCAACGGCGGATCGATCATCGAAATCGACTCGGACCGCCCGCGCTTTGCGCGGCTGGCGTCGGGCGAGGCGATGTTCCATGTCGTCCACCGCGATAGTGATCCTTTTGTCGTCGAAGCGGGCGGCGACCGGATCGTCGATCTGGGCACCGCCTTCAACGTCGTTCGCCGCGAACGCCAGACCTCGGTCGCTGTGTCGGAAGGCATCGTCCTCTACAACCCCGATCGCGACAAGGTCCGCCTGGTCGCGGGCAAGGCGATCGAAGCGCGCGATGATGATGACCGACCACCGGTCGTGCAGGACATCGATGTCGCCAGCGTCGGCGGCTGGCGCAGCGGACTGCTCGTTTACAATGGCGCCCCGCTGGCCTTGGTGGCCGATGATCTGAAGCGGACCGCCGGAATGGATGTCCGCATCGCACCCGCCGCCGCTAACCTGTCGTTCCGCGGGGCGCTGATTATCGACAAGAACCGTAGCCGCACGATCGCCGATCTGGCCGCCTTGTCGGGAACGAAGGCGCAGCGGCAGGGCGATGGCTGGATATTGACCCGCTGA
- a CDS encoding autotransporter domain-containing protein, translating to MRNTLLATTCLAALLSTTAQAETTITTATTAPVRTATIKSGAPDDIKITSTGSIKPTSGTAVTIDSNHRVINEGTIEIGNANGARGIVANAGTVGSITNTATGKIIIDEPYAPTDIDNDGDIDGAFALGSNRVGIATLGAFTGNIVNSGSIAIEGNDSAGIRLGGPLTGNFTSDGTISVLGDRALGVGLQDVTGNVRLAGTIAATGLDATAVRLAGNITGALVVQGNLTATGYRITAVPADPSKLDADDLLIGGPALSVEGNVTGGIVLAVPPKDASTTDNDEDKDGIPDDKEGSAVVRSFGSAAAVRIGSATQSVTIGPVAGTGTGLGLIIDGAVVGNGLYAGKDGNGMQIGGLGGAVTIAGGIGIGTTGSVIALSKDVAATAVRIGSGATTPELRNAGKIEATSTGNVAGSVATAVVIEAGGNVALIRNSGAINAKTGGDNGTARAIVDLSGSVGTVENSGTISAAGALATSDRNIAIDLSANATGATVKQTAVASGIAAPSIVGDVRFGGGNDIFDIADGSVKGNSVFGGGNNRLTLSGDATYAGNARFGAGNDSMTLAGTAKFTGAADFGGGTDTLSIGGTSAFSGSLANAQGLAVSVSGGTFDVTGAARIASLAVTDKGTLGVLLDTGSTGTALQVTGNASFGAESKLALRLSSIEQAEGRHVVLTAGTLTGASNLTASQTLLPFLYKGTLTSNATQLIVDVSRKSTTELGLNRSEAGAFDAVLDAVIADQKIEDVFLGITSGEQFRGQLGQMLPEHEGGVFETVTSGSRALSRHLQDPNAPFQDEGKWGYWVNQAVWGTSKSVGDTASYDVSGWGIGLGAEIKSDVGNFGGSIAFLSGKDANGSNANEVSTSQFEGALHWRLRSNGFMANARVSGAPIKMKGTRIFSAEAGADDIEKTMKGKWDGTLWSASGSLAYDAEAGGITIRPMVAVDYFKLTEKGYQETGGGNALDLKVLGRDSDELAVSGTVALGMDFGGLDQYDGWTRFEIEGGRRQIVGGTLGTTTASFKDGTPFTLTPDDRTSGWVGRLRGIAGNSAFQVAGEMSAEEQQNHIGWAFRASLRVGL from the coding sequence ATGCGCAACACTTTGCTGGCCACCACCTGTCTGGCCGCCCTGCTCTCGACGACAGCCCAGGCCGAAACAACGATCACCACTGCGACCACCGCACCGGTGCGGACGGCGACGATCAAATCGGGCGCCCCCGACGACATCAAGATCACCTCGACCGGTTCGATCAAGCCGACCAGCGGCACCGCGGTCACCATCGACAGCAACCATCGCGTCATCAACGAAGGCACGATCGAGATCGGCAACGCCAACGGCGCGCGCGGCATCGTCGCCAACGCCGGCACGGTCGGATCGATCACCAACACCGCGACCGGCAAGATCATCATCGACGAACCCTATGCGCCGACCGACATCGACAATGACGGCGACATCGACGGCGCCTTTGCACTGGGCAGCAACCGCGTCGGCATCGCGACGCTCGGCGCCTTCACCGGCAATATCGTCAACAGCGGATCGATCGCGATCGAGGGCAATGATTCGGCGGGCATCCGCCTGGGCGGCCCGCTGACCGGTAATTTCACCAGCGACGGCACAATTTCGGTGCTGGGCGACCGCGCGCTTGGCGTCGGGTTGCAGGATGTCACCGGCAATGTTCGCCTCGCAGGGACGATCGCCGCCACCGGCCTGGACGCGACGGCGGTCCGGCTGGCGGGCAACATCACCGGCGCGCTGGTCGTTCAGGGCAATCTGACCGCTACCGGCTACCGCATCACCGCTGTGCCGGCTGACCCGTCGAAACTCGACGCTGACGATCTGCTGATCGGTGGCCCGGCGCTTTCGGTCGAGGGTAATGTTACCGGCGGCATCGTGCTGGCAGTGCCGCCAAAGGATGCGAGCACCACCGACAACGACGAGGACAAGGACGGTATTCCCGACGACAAGGAGGGCAGCGCTGTTGTGCGCTCGTTCGGGTCGGCGGCGGCGGTGCGGATCGGGTCGGCGACGCAAAGCGTGACGATCGGTCCGGTCGCGGGAACCGGTACCGGCCTGGGGCTGATCATCGACGGCGCCGTCGTCGGAAACGGGCTTTATGCCGGCAAGGACGGCAACGGGATGCAGATCGGCGGCCTCGGCGGCGCCGTGACGATCGCGGGCGGCATCGGCATCGGCACTACGGGTAGCGTGATCGCCCTGTCGAAAGATGTCGCCGCGACGGCGGTTCGCATCGGCAGCGGGGCGACGACACCCGAGCTGCGCAACGCGGGCAAGATCGAGGCGACAAGCACGGGTAATGTCGCCGGGTCGGTCGCCACCGCAGTCGTGATCGAAGCCGGCGGCAACGTTGCGCTGATCCGCAACAGCGGAGCGATTAATGCCAAGACCGGCGGCGACAACGGCACCGCCCGCGCCATCGTCGACCTGTCGGGCAGCGTCGGCACGGTCGAAAACAGCGGCACGATCAGCGCCGCCGGGGCGCTCGCCACCTCGGACCGCAACATCGCCATCGACCTGTCGGCCAATGCCACCGGCGCAACCGTCAAGCAGACCGCCGTCGCGTCGGGCATTGCTGCACCCAGCATCGTCGGCGACGTCCGCTTTGGCGGCGGCAACGACATCTTCGACATCGCCGACGGGTCGGTAAAGGGCAACAGCGTCTTTGGCGGCGGCAACAACCGCCTGACGCTGTCGGGCGATGCGACTTACGCCGGCAACGCGCGCTTTGGCGCTGGCAATGACAGCATGACGCTGGCAGGCACGGCGAAATTTACCGGCGCGGCCGATTTCGGCGGCGGCACCGATACGCTGAGCATCGGCGGAACGTCGGCCTTTTCGGGCTCGCTCGCCAATGCCCAGGGGCTGGCGGTATCGGTCAGCGGCGGCACCTTTGACGTCACTGGCGCGGCGCGGATTGCGTCGCTGGCGGTCACCGACAAGGGGACGCTCGGCGTTCTGCTCGACACCGGCAGCACCGGCACTGCGTTACAGGTTACCGGCAACGCCAGCTTTGGCGCCGAGTCCAAACTCGCGCTGCGGCTGTCGAGCATCGAACAGGCCGAGGGACGGCATGTCGTGCTGACCGCCGGAACACTGACCGGCGCGAGCAACCTGACCGCGTCGCAGACGCTGCTGCCTTTCCTGTACAAGGGCACGCTGACCTCGAACGCGACCCAGTTGATCGTCGATGTGTCGCGGAAAAGCACGACCGAACTCGGGCTCAACCGGTCGGAAGCGGGCGCGTTCGATGCGGTGCTCGATGCGGTGATCGCCGACCAGAAGATCGAGGACGTCTTTCTGGGCATCACCAGCGGCGAACAATTCCGTGGCCAGCTGGGCCAGATGCTGCCCGAGCATGAAGGCGGGGTGTTCGAAACCGTGACCTCGGGCTCGCGCGCGCTGTCGCGCCACCTGCAGGATCCCAACGCACCGTTCCAGGACGAAGGCAAATGGGGTTATTGGGTCAACCAAGCGGTTTGGGGGACGTCGAAAAGCGTTGGCGACACCGCAAGCTATGACGTTAGCGGCTGGGGCATCGGCCTGGGCGCCGAGATCAAGAGCGACGTCGGCAACTTCGGCGGCTCGATCGCTTTTCTCAGCGGCAAGGACGCCAATGGCAGCAACGCCAATGAAGTCAGCACCAGCCAGTTCGAAGGCGCGCTGCACTGGCGTCTGCGCTCCAATGGCTTCATGGCCAACGCGCGCGTATCGGGCGCGCCCATCAAAATGAAGGGCACCCGCATCTTCAGCGCCGAGGCGGGCGCCGACGACATCGAAAAGACGATGAAGGGCAAATGGGACGGCACCCTGTGGTCGGCGTCGGGCTCGCTCGCTTATGATGCAGAAGCGGGAGGCATAACCATTCGCCCGATGGTGGCGGTCGATTATTTCAAGCTGACCGAAAAGGGCTATCAGGAAACCGGCGGCGGCAACGCACTCGACCTCAAGGTGCTGGGCCGCGACAGCGACGAGCTGGCGGTGTCGGGCACCGTGGCGCTCGGCATGGATTTCGGCGGTCTCGACCAATATGACGGCTGGACGCGCTTCGAAATCGAAGGTGGCCGCCGCCAGATTGTCGGCGGCACCCTGGGCACGACCACCGCGTCGTTCAAGGACGGCACGCCGTTCACCCTTACCCCCGATGATCGCACGAGCGGCTGGGTCGGCCGTCTCCGTGGCATTGCTGGCAATTCGGCCTTTCAGGTCGCCGGCGAAATGTCTGCGGAGGAACAGCAAAACCATATTGGTTGGGCGTTCCGTGCGAGTCTGCGGGTCGGCCTCTAG
- a CDS encoding sigma-70 family RNA polymerase sigma factor, with the protein MTSSHDRTDAAQGIEGVLLANRSRIVRFLEVRGAGDAAEDLFQDLWMRLTDRPIGPIADPLPYVMRAANNLMLDRYRSLRQSALRDQAWGESAAGHEPSAEIALISREQLGLVEAAITATGERPARIFRRFRVDGLAQRDIASEMGVSLSTVEADLRKVYATLAALRRQFDAA; encoded by the coding sequence ATGACCAGTTCGCACGACCGAACCGACGCCGCGCAGGGCATCGAAGGCGTATTGCTCGCCAACCGGAGCCGGATCGTCCGGTTTCTGGAAGTGCGCGGCGCGGGCGACGCTGCCGAAGACCTGTTCCAGGATCTGTGGATGCGGCTGACCGATCGCCCGATCGGACCGATCGCCGACCCCCTGCCCTATGTCATGCGCGCCGCGAACAATCTGATGCTCGACCGCTACCGCTCGCTACGCCAGAGCGCACTGCGCGATCAGGCGTGGGGCGAAAGTGCGGCAGGTCACGAACCGTCAGCGGAAATCGCGCTGATCTCGCGCGAGCAACTCGGGCTGGTCGAAGCTGCAATTACCGCGACCGGTGAACGCCCGGCGCGCATCTTTCGCCGGTTCCGGGTCGACGGCCTGGCGCAGCGCGATATAGCGAGCGAAATGGGGGTCAGCCTGAGCACCGTCGAAGCCGATTTGCGCAAAGTTTACGCGACACTCGCCGCGCTACGGAGGCAGTTCGATGCAGCCTGA